The Vidua macroura isolate BioBank_ID:100142 chromosome 27, ASM2450914v1, whole genome shotgun sequence genome includes a window with the following:
- the LOC128819899 gene encoding uncharacterized protein LOC128819899 isoform X3, with translation MAGRTVRVQGFPAELPPDRAADKLTIHFLRSRNGGGDIANVRVLPGSLPCALITFEAPEVAQRILKVKNHVLAIGKTRYPLEVTPHAAELSPNEIFIHVNMTIDYGKLPTGKTLLKDLHKEYSNIQFSFDSQNMQCIVQGPFTELQTFSRDLLGSLNLKRDATGQILLPASSCEAKGMGKHDHQQVPDSTESAQETAKLPNWDQVHEMAAKAPSPPSSLGGKAVELSGKLEDFSLSMDSDIYMYMQRFCAAEYQGVLHQHHVDVVHVSGDGIAVLYLHPSGGVSGDTDALRQARLALQQLYQQLEVSLRKEKIAKEGLGMDSQALRALTCELQKLYPQLLCHEDVKQLYLVGSLVDVSKAKEFLEDSFTRRGAAHTVDMLSNSQPSGTTEAALDLAKDPVHTSATRLSPSRPELKGCKPSASSPVLRRSNSFSLPRLKESNNSEDISSRLSEEMSLDTLQWFYLKDVCHAAIDELCRAGGVHILERYSGDCTVLTLQAEDRRRLLRAKWKVEDLVQKCPDLVCQSVSYSELAVSGPDDSDLNELCSLLRGKSFQVGLSKDKYKLYLACPKEMLPGVAEAFHMFSSRRLCAMKSSSMSPGPESTGKSSVIQPSRSQDPVLDAALPGSLNSLQHLNIIDKVDSKPVLRVSWLPEAEEKRSPSPWRFQQAWGQEEARGYIDSGSGRGGSSLLSLGTWDKPSPPGLREFQEQRKIKLSLGEPDSTRLKQLLPDRFQFARHKSRGGHDEAVGQQHCPVPAADEAPHSLPTWLSRAVAAEPPPAVAQQAPAAEPTDQGRTQLPGGRSNEQEEPDLPSQQRRDPSLGQKSSMIPLDQCDVCQGSGVTCQGSCGDALCRTCFAADSMQPACCGSSSAAPSCNILGTLKISSLSQGLPGYYEDPTLQLAYSIPDGVQGVGHPRPGHPYKGGNFCAFLPANKEGRKTAKLLKKAFECGLTFQIKSCNGEERVTWGLIPHKTSWDGGKARYSPAHSKLLGVVVGFLAVGGGEPWAPAQQILAGMGLPHSYSGRVGASLCFSLQGSYGMANQPWHSPAGAKALAHPTSISGVETCNSPWTRTVGPVHLQPFPCQCWV, from the exons aTGGCGGGCCGCACGGTGCGGGTGCAGGGCTTCCCCGCCGAGCTGCCTCCCGACAGGGCGGCCGACAAGCTGACCATTCACTTCCTGCGCTCCCGCAACGGCGGCGGGGACATTGCCAACGTCCGGGTGCTGCCCGGCTCCCTGCCCTGCGCCCTCATCACCTTCGAGGCGCCGGAAG TGGCCCAGAGGATCCTGAAGGTGAAAAACCACGTGCTGGCAATTGGAAAGACACGGTACCCACTGGAGGTGACACCACAcgctgcagagctgagccccaATGAG ATCTTCATACATGTGAACATGACAATTGACTATGGCAAGCTGCCCACGGGCAAAACCCTCCTGAAGGACTTGCACAAAGAGTACAGCAATATACAGTTCAGCTTCGACTCACAGAATATGCAGTGCATAGTCCAGGGACCATTCACTGAGCTGCAGACCTTCAGCAGAGACCTGCTGGGCAGCCTGAACCTCAAGAGAGATGCCACTGGCCAGATCCTCCTGCCAGCTTCCAGCTGTGAGGCCAAAGGGATGGGAAAGCATGATCACCAGCAAGTGCCTGACTCCACTGAGTCAGCACAAGAGACAGCAAAGCTGCCTAACTGGGACCAGGTGCATGAAATGGCAGCTAAAGCCCCATCACCTCCGAGCTCACTGGGTGGGAAAGCTGTGGAACTTTCGGGGAAGCTGGAGGACTTTTCCCTGTCAATGGACTCGGACATTTACATGTACATGCAGaggttctgtgctgctgagtaCCAGGGTGTGCTGCACCAACATCACGTGGATGTGGTGCATGTCAGTGGCGATGGCATTGCTGTATTGTACCTCCACCCATCTGGAGGTGTGTCTGGGGACACGGATGCCTTGCGACAGGCCCgcctggccctgcagcagctctaccagcagctggaggtgagCCTGCGCAAGGAGAAGATTGCTaaggaagggctgggaatggaCAGCCAGGCACTCAGGGCTCTGACATGTGAGCTGCAGAAGCTGTatccccagctgctctgccacgAGGATGTGAAGCAGCTTTATCTTGTCGGAAGCCTTGTTGATGTGTCCAAGGCCAAGGAGTTCCTTGAGGATTCTTTCACCAGGAGAGGTGCTGCACACACGGTTGACATGCTGAGCAACTCCCAGCCCTCTGGCACCACAGAGGCTGCACTAGACCTGGCCAAAGATCCTGTGCATACTTCAGCCACAAGGCTTAGCCCAAGCAGACCAGAGCTGAAAG GCTGCAAACcctctgcatccagccctgtgctgcGACGGTCCAACAGCTTCTCCCTACCAAGGTTAAAGGAAAGCAACAACTCTGAAGACATCAGCAGCAGGTTGAGTGAGGAGATGAGCCTGGACACTCTGCAGTGGTTTTACCTGAAAGATGTCTGCCATGCCGCTATTgatgagctgtgcagggctggaggggtgCACATCTTGGAGCGCTACTCTGGGGACTGCACAGTGCTGACACTACAGGCAGAAGACAGGAGAAGGCTGCTCCGGGCTAAATGGAAGGTGGAAGATCTTGTGCAGAAGTGCCCTGACTTGGTGTGTCAGAGTGTGAGCTACTCAGAGCTTGCTGTCAGTGGTCCAGATGACAGTGACCTGAATGAACTGTGCAGCCTCTTGCGAGGAAAATCCTTCCAGGTTGGACTCAGCAAAGACAAGTACAAGCTCTATCTTGCCTGCCCCAAGGAAATGCTTCCAGGAGTGGCTGAGGCCTTCCACATGTTTTCTTCTAGGAGGCTCTGTGCCATGAAATCTTCATCCATGTCTCCTGGACCAGAGAGTACAGGGAAATCAAGTGTTATCCAGCCAAGCAGAAGCCAGGACCCAGTGCTGGATGCAGCCCTTCCTGGCAGCCTGAATTCCTTACAGCACCTGAACATCATTGATAAAGTAGACTCTAAACCTGTGCTCAGGGTTTCTTGGTTGCCAGAGGCTGAGGAAAAGAGGTCCCCCAGTCCTTGGAGGTTCCAGCAGGCttgggggcaggaggaggccAGGGGCTATATTGATTCTGGgtctgggagaggaggaagcagcCTTCTGAGCCTTGGTACATGGGATAAGCCAAGTCCTCCTGGCCTGAGGGAGTTCCAGGAACAGCGGAAGATAAAACTGTCTCTGGGGGAGCCTGACAGCACCCGGCTAAAACAACTCTTGCCAGACAGATTCCAGTTTGCAAGACACAAGAGCAGAGGAGGCCACGATGAAGCAGTGGGACAGCAGCACTGTCCAGTCCCTGCAGCTGACGAAGCTCCTCACTCTCTGCCCACCTGGCTATCTAGGGCCGTGGCTGCTGAGCCACCCCCAGCTGTGGCCCAACAGgcacctgcagcagagcccacaGATCAGGGAAGGACCCAGCTCCCAGGGGGCAGGAGCAATGAGCAGGAGGAGCCTGACCTCCCATCACAGCAGAGAAGAGACCCCAGCCTtggacagaaaagcagcatgaTCCCTCTGGACCAGTGTGATGTTTGCCAGGGCTCAGGTGTGACCTGCCAGGGCTCCTGTGGTGACGCCTTGTGCAGGACATGTTTTGCAGCAGACAGTATGCAGCCAGCTTGCTGTGGATCCTCCTCAGCTGCCCCAAGCTGCAATATCCTGGGGACACTGAAGATCTCCTCCCTGTCTCAGGGCCTGCCTGGATACTATGAGGACCCAACACTTCAGCTTGCTTACAGCATCCCTGATGGCGTGCAGGGG GTTGGGCACCCTCGCCCAGGACACCCTTACAAAGGGGGGAATTTTtgtgccttcctgcctgctaACAAGGAAGGGCGGAAGACAGCAAAGCTGCTGAAGAAAGCATTTGAATGTGGGCTGACATTCCAGATCAAGTCCTGCAATGGAGAGGAAAGAGTAACATGGGGCCTTATCCCCCACAAAACCTCCTGGGATGGAGGCAAAGCCAGGTATAGCCCAGCTCATTCTAAGCTTCTGGGTgtggttgtgggttttttagcagtgggaggaggagaaccaTGGGCTCCAGCTCAACAAATCCTGGCAGGGATGGGTCTTCCACACTCCTACAGTGGCAGAGTTGGTGCTTCCCTTTGCTTCAGCTTGCAGGGCAGCTATGGCATGGCAAACCAGCCCTGGCACTCTCCAGCTGGAGCAAAAGCCCTTGCCCATCCCACATCCATAAGTGGTGTGGAAACCTGTAATTCCCCATGGACAAGAACTGTGGGCCCTGTTCACTTACAGCCTTTCCCATGCCAGTGCTGGGTatga
- the LOC128819899 gene encoding uncharacterized protein LOC128819899 isoform X2, producing the protein MAGRTVRVQGFPAELPPDRAADKLTIHFLRSRNGGGDIANVRVLPGSLPCALITFEAPEVAQRILKVKNHVLAIGKTRYPLEVTPHAAELSPNEIFIHVNMTIDYGKLPTGKTLLKDLHKEYSNIQFSFDSQNMQCIVQGPFTELQTFSRDLLGSLNLKRDATGQILLPASSCEAKGMGKHDHQQVPDSTESAQETAKLPNWDQVHEMAAKAPSPPSSLGGKAVELSGKLEDFSLSMDSDIYMYMQRFCAAEYQGVLHQHHVDVVHVSGDGIAVLYLHPSGGVSGDTDALRQARLALQQLYQQLEVSLRKEKIAKEGLGMDSQALRALTCELQKLYPQLLCHEDVKQLYLVGSLVDVSKAKEFLEDSFTRRGAAHTVDMLSNSQPSGTTEAALDLAKDPVHTSATRLSPSRPELKGEFKLAANFSTLKADRSQAGQGLLINQDSPPVGQVQLSGKHSSEIDAPGQSDPRAVTQQSRPPTPMTDKVLGSAAEPQQNDPTERGHVEGGARLSGEKVLLPFSGKENSTFQHPEFSKGLGPIGYDSLAGINSNCDVTWTSFVLGCKPSASSPVLRRSNSFSLPRLKESNNSEDISSRLSEEMSLDTLQWFYLKDVCHAAIDELCRAGGVHILERYSGDCTVLTLQAEDRRRLLRAKWKVEDLVQKCPDLVCQSVSYSELAVSGPDDSDLNELCSLLRGKSFQVGLSKDKYKLYLACPKEMLPGVAEAFHMFSSRRLCAMKSSSMSPGPESTGKSSVIQPSRSQDPVLDAALPGSLNSLQHLNIIDKVDSKPVLRVSWLPEAEEKRSPSPWRFQQAWGQEEARGYIDSGSGRGGSSLLSLGTWDKPSPPGLREFQEQRKIKLSLGEPDSTRLKQLLPDRFQFARHKSRGGHDEAVGQQHCPVPAADEAPHSLPTWLSRAVAAEPPPAVAQQAPAAEPTDQGRTQLPGGRSNEQEEPDLPSQQRRDPSLGQKSSMIPLDQCDVCQGSGVTCQGSCGDALCRTCFAADSMQPACCGSSSAAPSCNILGTLKISSLSQGLPGYYEDPTLQLAYSIPDGVQGVGHPRPGHPYKGGNFCAFLPANKEGRKTAKLLKKAFECGLTFQIKSCNGEERVTWGLIPHKTSWDGGKARNGYPDAQYLHEVGTVLNKLGLV; encoded by the exons aTGGCGGGCCGCACGGTGCGGGTGCAGGGCTTCCCCGCCGAGCTGCCTCCCGACAGGGCGGCCGACAAGCTGACCATTCACTTCCTGCGCTCCCGCAACGGCGGCGGGGACATTGCCAACGTCCGGGTGCTGCCCGGCTCCCTGCCCTGCGCCCTCATCACCTTCGAGGCGCCGGAAG TGGCCCAGAGGATCCTGAAGGTGAAAAACCACGTGCTGGCAATTGGAAAGACACGGTACCCACTGGAGGTGACACCACAcgctgcagagctgagccccaATGAG ATCTTCATACATGTGAACATGACAATTGACTATGGCAAGCTGCCCACGGGCAAAACCCTCCTGAAGGACTTGCACAAAGAGTACAGCAATATACAGTTCAGCTTCGACTCACAGAATATGCAGTGCATAGTCCAGGGACCATTCACTGAGCTGCAGACCTTCAGCAGAGACCTGCTGGGCAGCCTGAACCTCAAGAGAGATGCCACTGGCCAGATCCTCCTGCCAGCTTCCAGCTGTGAGGCCAAAGGGATGGGAAAGCATGATCACCAGCAAGTGCCTGACTCCACTGAGTCAGCACAAGAGACAGCAAAGCTGCCTAACTGGGACCAGGTGCATGAAATGGCAGCTAAAGCCCCATCACCTCCGAGCTCACTGGGTGGGAAAGCTGTGGAACTTTCGGGGAAGCTGGAGGACTTTTCCCTGTCAATGGACTCGGACATTTACATGTACATGCAGaggttctgtgctgctgagtaCCAGGGTGTGCTGCACCAACATCACGTGGATGTGGTGCATGTCAGTGGCGATGGCATTGCTGTATTGTACCTCCACCCATCTGGAGGTGTGTCTGGGGACACGGATGCCTTGCGACAGGCCCgcctggccctgcagcagctctaccagcagctggaggtgagCCTGCGCAAGGAGAAGATTGCTaaggaagggctgggaatggaCAGCCAGGCACTCAGGGCTCTGACATGTGAGCTGCAGAAGCTGTatccccagctgctctgccacgAGGATGTGAAGCAGCTTTATCTTGTCGGAAGCCTTGTTGATGTGTCCAAGGCCAAGGAGTTCCTTGAGGATTCTTTCACCAGGAGAGGTGCTGCACACACGGTTGACATGCTGAGCAACTCCCAGCCCTCTGGCACCACAGAGGCTGCACTAGACCTGGCCAAAGATCCTGTGCATACTTCAGCCACAAGGCTTAGCCCAAGCAGACCAGAGCTGAAAGGTGAGTTCAAGCTAGCTGCCAACTTCAGCACCCTGAAAGCTGACAGGTCTCAGGCTGGCCAGGGCCTCCTGATAAATCAGGACTCTCCACCAGTGGGACAGGTGCAGCTTTCTGGGAAGCATTCATCAGAGATAGATGCTCCTGGTCAGAGTGACCCAAGGGCAGTGACCCAGCAGTCTCGGCCTCCCACCCCTATGACAGATAAAGTTCTGGGGTCAGCAGCAGAGCCTCAGCAGAACGACCCCACAGAAAGGGGCCATGTGGAAGGAGGTGCCAGACTCTCAGGAGAAAAGGTGCTCTTGCCCTTTTCAGGCAAAGAAAACAGCACTTTTCAGCATCCTGAATTCTCTAAAGGCTTAGGTCCCATTGGGTACGACTCCCTCGCTGGCATCAACAGCAACTGTGATGTGACATGGACCTCTTTTGTTTTAGGCTGCAAACcctctgcatccagccctgtgctgcGACGGTCCAACAGCTTCTCCCTACCAAGGTTAAAGGAAAGCAACAACTCTGAAGACATCAGCAGCAGGTTGAGTGAGGAGATGAGCCTGGACACTCTGCAGTGGTTTTACCTGAAAGATGTCTGCCATGCCGCTATTgatgagctgtgcagggctggaggggtgCACATCTTGGAGCGCTACTCTGGGGACTGCACAGTGCTGACACTACAGGCAGAAGACAGGAGAAGGCTGCTCCGGGCTAAATGGAAGGTGGAAGATCTTGTGCAGAAGTGCCCTGACTTGGTGTGTCAGAGTGTGAGCTACTCAGAGCTTGCTGTCAGTGGTCCAGATGACAGTGACCTGAATGAACTGTGCAGCCTCTTGCGAGGAAAATCCTTCCAGGTTGGACTCAGCAAAGACAAGTACAAGCTCTATCTTGCCTGCCCCAAGGAAATGCTTCCAGGAGTGGCTGAGGCCTTCCACATGTTTTCTTCTAGGAGGCTCTGTGCCATGAAATCTTCATCCATGTCTCCTGGACCAGAGAGTACAGGGAAATCAAGTGTTATCCAGCCAAGCAGAAGCCAGGACCCAGTGCTGGATGCAGCCCTTCCTGGCAGCCTGAATTCCTTACAGCACCTGAACATCATTGATAAAGTAGACTCTAAACCTGTGCTCAGGGTTTCTTGGTTGCCAGAGGCTGAGGAAAAGAGGTCCCCCAGTCCTTGGAGGTTCCAGCAGGCttgggggcaggaggaggccAGGGGCTATATTGATTCTGGgtctgggagaggaggaagcagcCTTCTGAGCCTTGGTACATGGGATAAGCCAAGTCCTCCTGGCCTGAGGGAGTTCCAGGAACAGCGGAAGATAAAACTGTCTCTGGGGGAGCCTGACAGCACCCGGCTAAAACAACTCTTGCCAGACAGATTCCAGTTTGCAAGACACAAGAGCAGAGGAGGCCACGATGAAGCAGTGGGACAGCAGCACTGTCCAGTCCCTGCAGCTGACGAAGCTCCTCACTCTCTGCCCACCTGGCTATCTAGGGCCGTGGCTGCTGAGCCACCCCCAGCTGTGGCCCAACAGgcacctgcagcagagcccacaGATCAGGGAAGGACCCAGCTCCCAGGGGGCAGGAGCAATGAGCAGGAGGAGCCTGACCTCCCATCACAGCAGAGAAGAGACCCCAGCCTtggacagaaaagcagcatgaTCCCTCTGGACCAGTGTGATGTTTGCCAGGGCTCAGGTGTGACCTGCCAGGGCTCCTGTGGTGACGCCTTGTGCAGGACATGTTTTGCAGCAGACAGTATGCAGCCAGCTTGCTGTGGATCCTCCTCAGCTGCCCCAAGCTGCAATATCCTGGGGACACTGAAGATCTCCTCCCTGTCTCAGGGCCTGCCTGGATACTATGAGGACCCAACACTTCAGCTTGCTTACAGCATCCCTGATGGCGTGCAGGGG GTTGGGCACCCTCGCCCAGGACACCCTTACAAAGGGGGGAATTTTtgtgccttcctgcctgctaACAAGGAAGGGCGGAAGACAGCAAAGCTGCTGAAGAAAGCATTTGAATGTGGGCTGACATTCCAGATCAAGTCCTGCAATGGAGAGGAAAGAGTAACATGGGGCCTTATCCCCCACAAAACCTCCTGGGATGGAGGCAAAGCCAG GAATGGCTACCCGGATGCCCAGTACCTCCATGAGGTTGGCACAGTTCTCAATAAACTGGGCCTTGTGTGA
- the LOC128819899 gene encoding uncharacterized protein LOC128819899 isoform X1: MAGRTVRVQGFPAELPPDRAADKLTIHFLRSRNGGGDIANVRVLPGSLPCALITFEAPEVAQRILKVKNHVLAIGKTRYPLEVTPHAAELSPNEIFIHVNMTIDYGKLPTGKTLLKDLHKEYSNIQFSFDSQNMQCIVQGPFTELQTFSRDLLGSLNLKRDATGQILLPASSCEAKGMGKHDHQQVPDSTESAQETAKLPNWDQVHEMAAKAPSPPSSLGGKAVELSGKLEDFSLSMDSDIYMYMQRFCAAEYQGVLHQHHVDVVHVSGDGIAVLYLHPSGGVSGDTDALRQARLALQQLYQQLEVSLRKEKIAKEGLGMDSQALRALTCELQKLYPQLLCHEDVKQLYLVGSLVDVSKAKEFLEDSFTRRGAAHTVDMLSNSQPSGTTEAALDLAKDPVHTSATRLSPSRPELKGEFKLAANFSTLKADRSQAGQGLLINQDSPPVGQVQLSGKHSSEIDAPGQSDPRAVTQQSRPPTPMTDKVLGSAAEPQQNDPTERGHVEGGARLSGEKVLLPFSGKENSTFQHPEFSKGLGPIGYDSLAGINSNCDVTWTSFVLGCKPSASSPVLRRSNSFSLPRLKESNNSEDISSRLSEEMSLDTLQWFYLKDVCHAAIDELCRAGGVHILERYSGDCTVLTLQAEDRRRLLRAKWKVEDLVQKCPDLVCQSVSYSELAVSGPDDSDLNELCSLLRGKSFQVGLSKDKYKLYLACPKEMLPGVAEAFHMFSSRRLCAMKSSSMSPGPESTGKSSVIQPSRSQDPVLDAALPGSLNSLQHLNIIDKVDSKPVLRVSWLPEAEEKRSPSPWRFQQAWGQEEARGYIDSGSGRGGSSLLSLGTWDKPSPPGLREFQEQRKIKLSLGEPDSTRLKQLLPDRFQFARHKSRGGHDEAVGQQHCPVPAADEAPHSLPTWLSRAVAAEPPPAVAQQAPAAEPTDQGRTQLPGGRSNEQEEPDLPSQQRRDPSLGQKSSMIPLDQCDVCQGSGVTCQGSCGDALCRTCFAADSMQPACCGSSSAAPSCNILGTLKISSLSQGLPGYYEDPTLQLAYSIPDGVQGVGHPRPGHPYKGGNFCAFLPANKEGRKTAKLLKKAFECGLTFQIKSCNGEERVTWGLIPHKTSWDGGKARYSPAHSKLLGVVVGFLAVGGGEPWAPAQQILAGMGLPHSYSGRVGASLCFSLQGSYGMANQPWHSPAGAKALAHPTSISGVETCNSPWTRTVGPVHLQPFPCQCWV; encoded by the exons aTGGCGGGCCGCACGGTGCGGGTGCAGGGCTTCCCCGCCGAGCTGCCTCCCGACAGGGCGGCCGACAAGCTGACCATTCACTTCCTGCGCTCCCGCAACGGCGGCGGGGACATTGCCAACGTCCGGGTGCTGCCCGGCTCCCTGCCCTGCGCCCTCATCACCTTCGAGGCGCCGGAAG TGGCCCAGAGGATCCTGAAGGTGAAAAACCACGTGCTGGCAATTGGAAAGACACGGTACCCACTGGAGGTGACACCACAcgctgcagagctgagccccaATGAG ATCTTCATACATGTGAACATGACAATTGACTATGGCAAGCTGCCCACGGGCAAAACCCTCCTGAAGGACTTGCACAAAGAGTACAGCAATATACAGTTCAGCTTCGACTCACAGAATATGCAGTGCATAGTCCAGGGACCATTCACTGAGCTGCAGACCTTCAGCAGAGACCTGCTGGGCAGCCTGAACCTCAAGAGAGATGCCACTGGCCAGATCCTCCTGCCAGCTTCCAGCTGTGAGGCCAAAGGGATGGGAAAGCATGATCACCAGCAAGTGCCTGACTCCACTGAGTCAGCACAAGAGACAGCAAAGCTGCCTAACTGGGACCAGGTGCATGAAATGGCAGCTAAAGCCCCATCACCTCCGAGCTCACTGGGTGGGAAAGCTGTGGAACTTTCGGGGAAGCTGGAGGACTTTTCCCTGTCAATGGACTCGGACATTTACATGTACATGCAGaggttctgtgctgctgagtaCCAGGGTGTGCTGCACCAACATCACGTGGATGTGGTGCATGTCAGTGGCGATGGCATTGCTGTATTGTACCTCCACCCATCTGGAGGTGTGTCTGGGGACACGGATGCCTTGCGACAGGCCCgcctggccctgcagcagctctaccagcagctggaggtgagCCTGCGCAAGGAGAAGATTGCTaaggaagggctgggaatggaCAGCCAGGCACTCAGGGCTCTGACATGTGAGCTGCAGAAGCTGTatccccagctgctctgccacgAGGATGTGAAGCAGCTTTATCTTGTCGGAAGCCTTGTTGATGTGTCCAAGGCCAAGGAGTTCCTTGAGGATTCTTTCACCAGGAGAGGTGCTGCACACACGGTTGACATGCTGAGCAACTCCCAGCCCTCTGGCACCACAGAGGCTGCACTAGACCTGGCCAAAGATCCTGTGCATACTTCAGCCACAAGGCTTAGCCCAAGCAGACCAGAGCTGAAAGGTGAGTTCAAGCTAGCTGCCAACTTCAGCACCCTGAAAGCTGACAGGTCTCAGGCTGGCCAGGGCCTCCTGATAAATCAGGACTCTCCACCAGTGGGACAGGTGCAGCTTTCTGGGAAGCATTCATCAGAGATAGATGCTCCTGGTCAGAGTGACCCAAGGGCAGTGACCCAGCAGTCTCGGCCTCCCACCCCTATGACAGATAAAGTTCTGGGGTCAGCAGCAGAGCCTCAGCAGAACGACCCCACAGAAAGGGGCCATGTGGAAGGAGGTGCCAGACTCTCAGGAGAAAAGGTGCTCTTGCCCTTTTCAGGCAAAGAAAACAGCACTTTTCAGCATCCTGAATTCTCTAAAGGCTTAGGTCCCATTGGGTACGACTCCCTCGCTGGCATCAACAGCAACTGTGATGTGACATGGACCTCTTTTGTTTTAGGCTGCAAACcctctgcatccagccctgtgctgcGACGGTCCAACAGCTTCTCCCTACCAAGGTTAAAGGAAAGCAACAACTCTGAAGACATCAGCAGCAGGTTGAGTGAGGAGATGAGCCTGGACACTCTGCAGTGGTTTTACCTGAAAGATGTCTGCCATGCCGCTATTgatgagctgtgcagggctggaggggtgCACATCTTGGAGCGCTACTCTGGGGACTGCACAGTGCTGACACTACAGGCAGAAGACAGGAGAAGGCTGCTCCGGGCTAAATGGAAGGTGGAAGATCTTGTGCAGAAGTGCCCTGACTTGGTGTGTCAGAGTGTGAGCTACTCAGAGCTTGCTGTCAGTGGTCCAGATGACAGTGACCTGAATGAACTGTGCAGCCTCTTGCGAGGAAAATCCTTCCAGGTTGGACTCAGCAAAGACAAGTACAAGCTCTATCTTGCCTGCCCCAAGGAAATGCTTCCAGGAGTGGCTGAGGCCTTCCACATGTTTTCTTCTAGGAGGCTCTGTGCCATGAAATCTTCATCCATGTCTCCTGGACCAGAGAGTACAGGGAAATCAAGTGTTATCCAGCCAAGCAGAAGCCAGGACCCAGTGCTGGATGCAGCCCTTCCTGGCAGCCTGAATTCCTTACAGCACCTGAACATCATTGATAAAGTAGACTCTAAACCTGTGCTCAGGGTTTCTTGGTTGCCAGAGGCTGAGGAAAAGAGGTCCCCCAGTCCTTGGAGGTTCCAGCAGGCttgggggcaggaggaggccAGGGGCTATATTGATTCTGGgtctgggagaggaggaagcagcCTTCTGAGCCTTGGTACATGGGATAAGCCAAGTCCTCCTGGCCTGAGGGAGTTCCAGGAACAGCGGAAGATAAAACTGTCTCTGGGGGAGCCTGACAGCACCCGGCTAAAACAACTCTTGCCAGACAGATTCCAGTTTGCAAGACACAAGAGCAGAGGAGGCCACGATGAAGCAGTGGGACAGCAGCACTGTCCAGTCCCTGCAGCTGACGAAGCTCCTCACTCTCTGCCCACCTGGCTATCTAGGGCCGTGGCTGCTGAGCCACCCCCAGCTGTGGCCCAACAGgcacctgcagcagagcccacaGATCAGGGAAGGACCCAGCTCCCAGGGGGCAGGAGCAATGAGCAGGAGGAGCCTGACCTCCCATCACAGCAGAGAAGAGACCCCAGCCTtggacagaaaagcagcatgaTCCCTCTGGACCAGTGTGATGTTTGCCAGGGCTCAGGTGTGACCTGCCAGGGCTCCTGTGGTGACGCCTTGTGCAGGACATGTTTTGCAGCAGACAGTATGCAGCCAGCTTGCTGTGGATCCTCCTCAGCTGCCCCAAGCTGCAATATCCTGGGGACACTGAAGATCTCCTCCCTGTCTCAGGGCCTGCCTGGATACTATGAGGACCCAACACTTCAGCTTGCTTACAGCATCCCTGATGGCGTGCAGGGG GTTGGGCACCCTCGCCCAGGACACCCTTACAAAGGGGGGAATTTTtgtgccttcctgcctgctaACAAGGAAGGGCGGAAGACAGCAAAGCTGCTGAAGAAAGCATTTGAATGTGGGCTGACATTCCAGATCAAGTCCTGCAATGGAGAGGAAAGAGTAACATGGGGCCTTATCCCCCACAAAACCTCCTGGGATGGAGGCAAAGCCAGGTATAGCCCAGCTCATTCTAAGCTTCTGGGTgtggttgtgggttttttagcagtgggaggaggagaaccaTGGGCTCCAGCTCAACAAATCCTGGCAGGGATGGGTCTTCCACACTCCTACAGTGGCAGAGTTGGTGCTTCCCTTTGCTTCAGCTTGCAGGGCAGCTATGGCATGGCAAACCAGCCCTGGCACTCTCCAGCTGGAGCAAAAGCCCTTGCCCATCCCACATCCATAAGTGGTGTGGAAACCTGTAATTCCCCATGGACAAGAACTGTGGGCCCTGTTCACTTACAGCCTTTCCCATGCCAGTGCTGGGTatga